The following proteins come from a genomic window of Micromonospora zamorensis:
- a CDS encoding FAD binding domain-containing protein: protein MRAFRYHRPADVAEAVAVLTAEPQAAYLGGGTNLVDLMKLGVQRPDVLVDVTRLPLDTVEELPDGGLRIGATVRNSDLAAHPVVRQNYPVLARALLAAASGQLRNMATTGGNLLQRTRCVYFQDTGKACNKRAPGSGCAALHGQNRDLAVLDWSEQCVATHPSDLAVALAALDTVVEVHEADGPRDVPLTALYRSPGTHPERETTLARGTLITAVRLPPLPAARRSTYLKVRDRASFAFAAGSVAAVLDLDGDVVRDVRLAYGAVAHRPWRAYRAEEELRGRPFSPELAARAADAELAEARPLRHNGFKVPLTRAITVRALSELATS from the coding sequence GTGAGGGCGTTCCGCTACCACCGGCCCGCCGACGTGGCGGAGGCGGTCGCCGTGCTGACGGCCGAGCCGCAGGCCGCGTACCTGGGCGGCGGGACGAACCTGGTGGACCTGATGAAACTCGGGGTGCAACGCCCCGACGTGCTGGTCGACGTGACCCGGCTCCCGCTGGACACGGTCGAGGAGTTGCCCGACGGCGGGCTGCGGATCGGCGCGACCGTCCGCAACAGCGACCTCGCGGCCCACCCGGTGGTCCGCCAGAACTACCCGGTGCTGGCCCGCGCCCTGCTCGCCGCCGCCTCCGGACAGCTGCGCAACATGGCCACCACCGGCGGCAACCTGTTGCAGCGCACCCGCTGCGTCTACTTCCAGGACACCGGCAAGGCGTGCAACAAGCGTGCACCGGGCAGCGGTTGCGCCGCCCTGCACGGTCAGAACCGCGACCTGGCGGTGCTGGACTGGTCCGAGCAGTGCGTGGCCACCCACCCGTCCGACCTGGCCGTGGCGCTGGCCGCACTCGACACGGTGGTCGAGGTGCACGAGGCCGACGGGCCGCGCGACGTCCCGCTCACCGCCCTGTACCGCTCCCCCGGGACCCACCCGGAACGGGAGACCACCCTGGCCCGGGGCACGCTGATCACCGCCGTCCGGTTGCCACCGCTGCCGGCCGCGCGCCGCTCGACGTACCTCAAGGTGCGCGACCGGGCCTCGTTCGCCTTCGCCGCCGGCTCGGTGGCCGCGGTGCTGGACCTCGACGGCGACGTGGTCCGCGACGTCCGGCTGGCGTACGGGGCGGTGGCCCACCGACCGTGGCGGGCGTACCGGGCCGAGGAGGAGCTGCGGGGCCGACCGTTCAGCCCCGAGCTGGCCGCCCGGGCCGCCGACGCGGAGCTGGCCGAGGCCCGCCCGTTGCGGCACAACGGTTTCAAGGTGCCGCTGACCCGGGCCATCACGGTGCGGGCGCTCAGCGAGCTGGCGACGTCGTGA
- a CDS encoding xanthine dehydrogenase family protein molybdopterin-binding subunit, translated as MSTDAVGHAYPRLEGREKVTGTARYAVEYPVDGITYGWAVPSAVVRGRITRVDTSEALASPGVLAVLHHGNAPRLAAGPEPELWLLQDPAVHYRGQFVAVVVATTLEAAREGARLVRIDYDAAPHSTVLTDDHPGLYQPDHVNPSYPTDTAEGDFDAGYAAAPVRVDATYRTPAYHNNPMEPHATTAQWRDGRLLVHDSNQGASSVRGTLAELFEVSPESVRVVTEHVGGGFGSKGYAKAAVVLTALAARHVDRPVKLALTRQQLFGPVGYRTPTIQRVRLAADADGRLTAICHDAISQTSTIREFAEQTAVYTRSMYAAPHRRTTHRLVRLDVPTPFWMRAPGECPGAYALESAMDELAIAVGIDPVELRIRNDTEVDPDQGRPFTSRNLVACLREGAQRFGWTDRDPTPRARRDGRWLIGTGVAGSSYPARARPSSARATARPDGSFLVQINATDIGTGARTAIWQVAADALGAPPERVEIQIGDTALPAAPVAGGSMGTASWSWAVIRAGQALRDKLRDTPGGVPTDEVSADADTTDEVGGQPALPRYAYGAQFAEVRVDADTGEVRLNRMLGVFAAGRVVNPTTARSQLIGGMTMGLSMALHEEGLLDERYGDWVNHDLATYHITGCADVESIEAYWLDEHDDELNPAGVKGIGEIGIVGAAAAIANAVHHATGVRVRDLPIRLDKLVGASALA; from the coding sequence GTGAGCACCGACGCGGTCGGCCACGCATACCCCCGGCTGGAGGGCCGCGAGAAGGTCACCGGCACGGCCCGCTACGCCGTGGAGTACCCGGTGGACGGGATCACCTACGGCTGGGCGGTGCCGTCGGCGGTGGTACGGGGCCGGATCACCCGGGTCGACACATCGGAGGCGCTCGCCTCCCCGGGGGTGCTGGCCGTCCTGCACCACGGCAACGCGCCCCGCCTCGCGGCCGGCCCCGAGCCGGAGCTGTGGCTGTTGCAGGATCCGGCGGTGCACTACCGGGGGCAGTTCGTCGCCGTGGTGGTGGCCACCACCCTGGAGGCGGCCCGCGAGGGCGCCCGGCTGGTCCGGATCGACTACGACGCCGCCCCGCACAGCACGGTGCTCACCGACGACCACCCCGGCCTGTACCAGCCGGACCACGTCAACCCCAGCTATCCGACGGACACCGCCGAGGGTGACTTCGACGCCGGGTACGCGGCAGCCCCGGTGCGGGTGGACGCCACGTACCGCACCCCGGCGTACCACAACAACCCGATGGAGCCGCACGCCACGACGGCGCAGTGGCGCGACGGACGGCTGCTGGTGCACGACTCCAACCAGGGCGCGTCGTCGGTGCGGGGCACCCTCGCCGAGCTGTTCGAGGTGTCCCCGGAGTCGGTGCGGGTCGTCACCGAACACGTCGGTGGCGGTTTCGGCAGCAAGGGGTACGCCAAGGCCGCTGTGGTGCTGACCGCCCTCGCGGCCCGGCACGTGGACCGACCGGTCAAACTGGCGCTGACCCGCCAACAGCTCTTCGGGCCGGTCGGCTACCGCACCCCCACCATCCAGCGGGTCCGCCTCGCCGCCGACGCCGACGGGCGACTCACCGCCATCTGCCACGACGCGATCAGCCAGACGTCGACCATCCGCGAGTTCGCCGAGCAGACGGCCGTGTACACCCGCAGCATGTACGCCGCACCCCACCGCCGCACGACCCACCGGCTGGTCCGCCTCGACGTGCCCACGCCGTTCTGGATGCGCGCCCCCGGCGAGTGCCCCGGCGCGTACGCCCTGGAGTCGGCGATGGACGAGCTGGCCATCGCCGTCGGCATCGACCCGGTGGAGCTGCGCATCCGCAACGACACGGAGGTCGACCCCGACCAGGGGCGGCCGTTCACCAGCCGCAACCTGGTGGCCTGCCTGCGCGAGGGTGCGCAGCGGTTCGGCTGGACGGACCGGGACCCGACGCCCCGCGCCCGGCGCGACGGTCGCTGGCTGATCGGCACGGGGGTGGCCGGGTCGAGCTACCCGGCCCGGGCCAGGCCGTCGTCGGCCAGAGCCACCGCCCGCCCCGACGGGAGCTTCCTGGTCCAGATCAACGCCACCGACATCGGCACCGGCGCCCGGACGGCGATCTGGCAGGTAGCCGCCGACGCGCTCGGGGCGCCACCGGAGCGGGTGGAGATCCAGATCGGCGACACCGCCCTGCCGGCCGCGCCGGTGGCCGGGGGCTCGATGGGCACCGCCAGTTGGAGCTGGGCGGTGATCCGGGCCGGTCAGGCGCTGCGCGACAAGCTGCGGGACACCCCGGGCGGCGTACCGACGGACGAGGTGTCCGCCGATGCCGACACCACCGACGAGGTGGGCGGGCAGCCGGCGCTCCCCCGGTACGCGTACGGGGCGCAGTTCGCCGAGGTGAGGGTGGACGCGGACACCGGCGAGGTACGGCTGAACCGGATGCTCGGCGTGTTCGCGGCCGGCCGGGTGGTGAACCCGACGACGGCGCGCAGCCAACTCATCGGCGGCATGACGATGGGGCTGTCGATGGCCCTGCACGAGGAGGGACTGCTCGACGAGCGGTACGGCGACTGGGTCAACCACGACCTGGCCACGTATCACATCACCGGCTGCGCGGACGTGGAGTCCATCGAGGCGTACTGGCTCGACGAGCACGACGACGAACTGAACCCGGCCGGCGTGAAGGGCATCGGGGAGATCGGCATCGTCGGGGCGGCGGCGGCGATCGCCAACGCGGTGCACCACGCCACCGGCGTACGGGTCCGGGACCTGCCGATCCGGTTGGACAAACTCGTAGGCGCATCAGCCTTGGCTTAA
- a CDS encoding ArsR/SmtB family transcription factor, with the protein MHAFDVLGDPVRRRILELLADGEQTAGAVSAVIRDEFGISQPAVSQHLKVLRDNGFATVRPEGTRRLYAVDPRPLREVDGWLEHFRRFWTPPLAALATELARGRRERRLRGPADPPDERNT; encoded by the coding sequence GTGCACGCCTTCGACGTGCTGGGCGATCCGGTCCGGCGCCGCATCCTGGAGCTGCTCGCTGACGGCGAGCAGACCGCCGGCGCGGTCAGCGCGGTCATCCGCGACGAGTTCGGCATCTCCCAACCTGCCGTGTCCCAGCACCTCAAGGTGTTACGGGACAACGGCTTCGCCACCGTGCGGCCGGAGGGCACCCGGCGGTTGTACGCGGTCGACCCGCGCCCGCTGCGCGAGGTCGACGGCTGGCTGGAGCACTTCCGCCGGTTCTGGACCCCACCCCTGGCGGCACTCGCCACCGAGCTGGCCCGGGGCCGACGCGAGCGTCGGCTGCGTGGGCCCGCCGACCCACCCGACGAGAGGAACACCTGA
- a CDS encoding SRPBCC family protein translates to MFDATEQINAVQRKVGSRTLEAGEARVTTISQTYEATAEDLWDACTSAERIPRWFLPITGDLRLGGTYQLQGNAGGTVESCEPPRRFTATWEMGGEVSWIEVRVTPVGDERARLDLDHIAHVDQDRWAQFGPGAVGVGWDLGLLGLASHLAGDGSGITPEQGAEWTASAEGRRAMELSSHLWGEASIAAGTDADEAKAAAERTTAFYTGAPQA, encoded by the coding sequence ATGTTCGACGCGACCGAGCAGATCAACGCCGTGCAGCGGAAGGTCGGCAGCCGCACCCTGGAGGCCGGTGAGGCTCGGGTGACCACGATCAGCCAGACCTACGAGGCGACCGCCGAGGACCTGTGGGACGCCTGCACCAGCGCCGAGCGCATCCCGCGCTGGTTCCTGCCGATCACCGGTGACCTGCGGCTGGGCGGCACGTACCAGCTCCAGGGCAACGCCGGCGGCACCGTCGAGAGCTGCGAGCCGCCGCGCCGCTTCACCGCCACCTGGGAGATGGGCGGCGAGGTGAGCTGGATCGAGGTGCGGGTCACCCCGGTCGGCGACGAGCGGGCCCGCCTCGACCTGGACCACATCGCGCACGTCGACCAGGACCGGTGGGCCCAGTTCGGGCCGGGCGCGGTCGGCGTCGGCTGGGACCTCGGGCTACTCGGCCTCGCCTCGCACCTGGCCGGCGACGGCAGCGGGATCACCCCGGAGCAGGGCGCCGAGTGGACCGCCTCCGCCGAGGGACGGCGGGCCATGGAGCTGAGCAGCCACCTGTGGGGTGAGGCAAGCATCGCCGCCGGCACCGACGCCGACGAGGCGAAGGCCGCCGCCGAGCGCACCACCGCCTTCTACACCGGCGCCCCGCAGGCCTGA
- a CDS encoding NUDIX domain-containing protein: MTGTPYSHCSYCGAAYPPAAGWPRVCAACGETVWRNPLPVAVAVLPVRTAEGLGVVVVRRDIEPARGLLALPGGFIEYGEEWSDALVRELREETGLVAAAEDARLFAVHGAPAGGTMMIFGVLPERAAEDLPPSTPTEEATEWLVLTDPVELAFSTHTRVLAEFLTPTS; the protein is encoded by the coding sequence ATGACCGGCACGCCGTACTCGCACTGCTCCTACTGCGGCGCCGCCTACCCGCCGGCCGCCGGATGGCCGCGGGTCTGCGCGGCCTGCGGCGAGACCGTCTGGCGCAACCCCCTGCCCGTGGCGGTCGCGGTGCTGCCGGTCCGCACGGCCGAGGGCCTGGGCGTGGTGGTCGTCCGCCGGGACATCGAGCCGGCCCGCGGCCTGCTCGCGCTGCCCGGCGGCTTCATCGAGTACGGCGAGGAGTGGTCCGACGCCCTCGTCCGTGAGCTGCGGGAGGAAACCGGCCTGGTCGCCGCGGCCGAGGACGCGCGACTGTTCGCGGTGCACGGCGCCCCGGCGGGCGGCACGATGATGATCTTCGGGGTGCTGCCCGAGCGAGCGGCCGAGGATCTGCCACCGTCGACGCCGACCGAGGAGGCGACCGAGTGGCTGGTGCTCACCGACCCGGTCGAGCTGGCGTTCTCCACCCACACACGGGTCCTGGCCGAGTTCCTGACACCCACCTCCTGA
- a CDS encoding SAM-dependent methyltransferase: MSQDQTEQPVGGSAAKMDITVPHSARVWNYWLGGKDNFAPDREVGQQVRAVFPEIVEAARYSRAFLGRAVTYLAAEAGIRQFLDVGTGLPTADNTHEVAQRITPQARVVYVDNDPMVLAHARVLLTSSQEGATQYVDADLRDPERIVQDARDTLDFSEPIALMLLGVMGHIEKPAEARAIVNTLVSSLPSGSFLAMSDGTATSERVIESHRQYNESGALPYHLRAVADFTAFFDGLDLVEPGVVPLGHWRTDSRPPAMVDGYCGVARVL; this comes from the coding sequence ATGTCGCAGGACCAAACCGAGCAGCCTGTGGGAGGCTCGGCCGCCAAGATGGACATCACCGTGCCGCACTCGGCACGGGTGTGGAACTACTGGCTCGGCGGTAAGGACAACTTCGCCCCGGATCGCGAGGTCGGCCAACAGGTACGGGCGGTCTTCCCGGAAATCGTCGAGGCGGCACGGTATTCGCGCGCTTTTCTCGGACGAGCGGTAACGTATCTCGCCGCCGAGGCGGGGATCCGCCAGTTCCTCGACGTCGGTACCGGCCTACCCACGGCCGACAACACCCACGAGGTCGCCCAACGGATCACGCCGCAGGCGCGCGTCGTCTACGTCGACAACGACCCGATGGTTCTCGCGCACGCCCGGGTGCTCCTGACCAGCAGCCAGGAGGGTGCCACCCAGTATGTCGACGCCGACCTGCGCGACCCGGAGAGGATCGTCCAGGACGCTCGGGACACACTGGACTTCAGTGAGCCGATCGCGCTGATGCTGCTGGGCGTCATGGGTCACATCGAGAAGCCGGCCGAGGCGCGGGCCATCGTCAACACTCTGGTCTCGTCCCTACCATCGGGCAGCTTTCTGGCGATGTCCGACGGTACGGCTACCAGCGAGCGGGTCATCGAGTCGCATCGGCAGTACAACGAAAGCGGTGCCCTGCCGTACCACCTGCGTGCGGTCGCGGACTTCACGGCGTTCTTCGACGGCCTCGACCTGGTCGAGCCGGGTGTCGTGCCGCTGGGGCACTGGCGGACTGACAGCAGGCCCCCGGCCATGGTGGACGGCTACTGCGGGGTCGCCCGCGTGCTCTGA
- a CDS encoding ATP-binding protein, with product MESDRLTPAQLRTLFLFEALDDGQLDWLAERGRVEQRAGGTLVYAEGEPATCFFVLVRGAVALSRQVRGDDVEVSRTDQRGVYGGAVQAYLGDQVDQVYRNSLRAVTDADFFVLPAEDFAHALRSWFPMPMHLLEGLFFGMRDSQTIVGERERLLALGSLSAGLTHELNNPAAAAVRATSVLRDRVAGMRHKLAMIADGRLDGRALHGLVALQEEAVARVATAPKLTPMATADAEDTLTDWLEEHGVGGAWDLAPILVGGGLDTAWLTEVKAAVGPADLEAAVRWLTYTVDTELLMREIGDAVTRISGLVGAAKQYSQLDRAPHRVVDVHDLLDATLVMFKGKIPAEVKLVREYDRGIPPIPAYAAELNQVWTNLIDNALGAMGEKGVLTVHTGRLGDSLAVEVTDTGPGIPPEVRPRIFEPFFTTKPVGAGTGLGLDISYRIVVHKHHGDIRVETEPGRTTFRVLLPITEVPGDAQAT from the coding sequence ATGGAGTCTGATCGGCTGACACCCGCGCAGCTGCGTACCCTGTTCCTGTTCGAGGCCCTGGACGACGGGCAGCTCGACTGGTTGGCCGAGCGCGGCCGGGTCGAGCAGCGCGCCGGGGGCACCCTCGTGTACGCCGAGGGCGAGCCCGCTACCTGCTTCTTCGTGTTGGTGCGCGGTGCGGTGGCGCTGAGTCGGCAGGTGCGTGGTGACGACGTCGAGGTCAGCCGCACCGACCAGCGCGGCGTGTACGGCGGAGCTGTCCAGGCGTACCTCGGTGACCAGGTCGATCAGGTCTACCGCAACAGCCTGCGGGCGGTGACCGACGCGGACTTCTTCGTGTTGCCGGCGGAGGATTTCGCGCACGCCCTGCGGTCCTGGTTCCCGATGCCGATGCACCTGTTGGAGGGGTTGTTCTTCGGTATGCGGGACTCCCAGACCATCGTCGGTGAACGGGAGCGGCTGCTGGCCCTCGGTTCGCTCTCGGCGGGTCTGACCCACGAGCTGAACAACCCGGCCGCGGCGGCGGTGCGGGCCACCTCGGTGCTGCGCGACCGGGTCGCCGGGATGCGGCACAAGCTCGCGATGATCGCCGACGGGCGGCTCGACGGCAGGGCCCTGCACGGTCTCGTCGCGTTGCAGGAGGAGGCTGTCGCCCGGGTTGCCACCGCACCGAAGTTGACCCCGATGGCCACGGCTGACGCCGAGGACACCCTGACCGACTGGCTGGAGGAGCACGGCGTCGGCGGCGCCTGGGACCTGGCGCCGATCCTGGTCGGGGGCGGCCTCGACACGGCCTGGCTGACGGAGGTGAAGGCTGCGGTCGGACCCGCCGACCTGGAGGCGGCGGTGCGGTGGCTCACCTACACGGTCGACACCGAGCTGCTGATGCGCGAGATCGGTGACGCGGTCACCCGGATCTCCGGCCTGGTGGGCGCCGCCAAGCAGTACTCGCAGCTGGACCGCGCGCCGCACCGGGTGGTGGACGTGCACGACCTGCTCGACGCCACCCTGGTGATGTTCAAGGGCAAGATCCCCGCCGAGGTCAAGCTGGTCCGCGAGTACGACCGCGGCATCCCGCCCATCCCGGCGTACGCGGCCGAGCTGAACCAGGTGTGGACCAACCTGATCGACAACGCGTTGGGCGCGATGGGGGAGAAGGGGGTGCTGACCGTCCACACCGGACGTCTCGGTGACTCGCTGGCGGTGGAGGTCACCGACACCGGCCCGGGTATCCCGCCCGAGGTGCGTCCACGCATCTTCGAGCCGTTCTTCACCACCAAGCCGGTCGGCGCGGGCACCGGCCTGGGGCTGGACATCTCGTACCGAATCGTGGTGCACAAGCACCACGGCGACATTCGGGTGGAGACCGAGCCCGGACGGACCACGTTCCGGGTCCTGCTGCCGATCACCGAGGTGCCGGGCGACGCGCAGGCTACCTAG
- a CDS encoding FAD-dependent oxidoreductase, whose product MANPVILTVDDDPVVSRAVARDVRRRYGDRYRVLRASSGPEALDALREVKLRGEQVALLLADHRMPEMTGVEFLEAAMDIFPAARRVLLTAYADTDAAIEAINVVDLDHYLLKPWHPPEEKLYPVVDGLLEAWAVTPDAASAEIRVVGHRWSAPSFKVRDFLARNLVPYRWLLSDDPEGVRLLDAAGATEADVPLVVTPEGKALIAPNETELAALAGLTVVPACDFYDLVVIGGGPAGLGSAVYGASEGLRTVLVERRATGGQAGQSSRIENYLGFPDGVSGAQLTDRARRQAVKFGAELLSAREVVGLSEAGGARLLRFGDGTEIAAHTVVLATGVSYRVLDAPGLADFTGRGVFYGAAATEAPSCVEQEVYIVGGANSAGQAAVHFSRYASKVHLLIRGADLTASMSRYLIDQLERIDRITVHPYTAVVGGSGEDHLERLTLCDTRTGESRSVDTSWLFIFIGAEPRTDWLDGVLVRDPRGFIVTGPDLLAGGRRPAGWSLSRDPYHLETSVPGVFAAGDVRADSVKRVASAVGEGAMAVSLVHRYLEAQ is encoded by the coding sequence ATGGCGAACCCGGTGATCCTGACCGTCGACGACGACCCCGTGGTGTCCCGGGCGGTGGCCCGGGACGTCCGGCGCCGCTACGGCGACCGCTACCGGGTGCTGCGGGCCTCCTCCGGGCCGGAGGCGCTGGACGCGCTGCGAGAGGTCAAACTGCGCGGCGAACAGGTGGCGCTGCTGCTGGCCGACCACCGGATGCCGGAGATGACCGGGGTGGAGTTCCTCGAGGCGGCCATGGACATCTTCCCGGCCGCCCGCCGGGTGCTGCTCACCGCGTACGCGGACACCGACGCCGCGATCGAGGCCATCAACGTGGTCGACCTGGACCACTACCTGCTCAAGCCGTGGCATCCGCCGGAGGAGAAGCTGTACCCGGTGGTGGACGGGCTGTTGGAGGCGTGGGCGGTCACCCCGGACGCGGCCAGCGCCGAGATCCGGGTCGTCGGGCACCGCTGGTCGGCGCCGTCGTTCAAGGTCCGCGACTTCCTCGCCCGCAACCTGGTGCCGTACCGCTGGCTGCTGTCGGACGACCCGGAGGGCGTCCGCCTGCTCGACGCGGCCGGTGCCACCGAGGCGGACGTACCGCTGGTGGTGACCCCCGAGGGCAAGGCGCTGATCGCCCCGAATGAGACCGAGCTGGCCGCGCTGGCCGGGTTGACAGTGGTGCCGGCGTGCGACTTCTACGACCTGGTGGTGATCGGCGGTGGTCCGGCCGGCCTCGGCTCGGCGGTGTACGGCGCGTCGGAGGGGCTGCGGACCGTGCTCGTCGAGCGGCGGGCCACCGGTGGTCAGGCCGGGCAGAGCAGCCGGATCGAGAACTACCTGGGCTTCCCGGACGGCGTCTCCGGCGCGCAGTTGACCGACCGGGCCCGGCGGCAGGCGGTGAAGTTCGGCGCCGAGCTGCTCAGTGCCCGGGAGGTCGTCGGTCTCAGTGAGGCCGGGGGCGCCCGGCTGCTGCGCTTCGGCGACGGCACCGAGATCGCGGCGCACACAGTGGTGCTGGCCACCGGCGTGTCGTACCGGGTGCTCGACGCCCCCGGGCTGGCCGACTTCACCGGCCGGGGGGTGTTCTACGGTGCGGCCGCCACCGAGGCGCCGAGCTGCGTCGAGCAGGAGGTCTACATCGTCGGCGGGGCCAACTCCGCCGGGCAGGCGGCGGTGCACTTCTCCCGGTACGCGTCGAAGGTGCACCTGCTGATCCGCGGCGCGGACCTGACCGCCTCGATGTCGCGTTACCTGATCGACCAGTTGGAACGGATCGACCGGATCACCGTGCACCCGTACACCGCCGTGGTCGGTGGGTCCGGGGAGGACCACCTGGAACGGCTCACCCTCTGCGACACGCGGACCGGGGAGTCCCGTTCGGTCGACACGTCCTGGCTGTTCATCTTCATCGGTGCGGAGCCGCGTACCGACTGGCTGGACGGGGTGCTGGTCCGCGACCCGCGCGGCTTCATCGTCACCGGCCCGGATCTGCTCGCCGGCGGACGACGGCCGGCGGGCTGGTCGCTGTCGCGCGACCCGTACCACCTGGAGACCAGCGTGCCGGGGGTGTTCGCCGCCGGTGACGTGCGCGCCGATTCGGTCAAGCGGGTCGCCTCGGCCGTCGGCGAGGGTGCGATGGCCGTCTCGCTCGTGCACCGCTACCTGGAGGCCCAGTGA
- the smpB gene encoding SsrA-binding protein SmpB, protein MSPSKQPERRLIASNKKARHEYTVLRTYEAGIVLVGTEVKSLREGRASLVDAFAHERDGEIVLYGLHIAEYTYGTWTNHAPRRNRKLLLHRAEIDRILDKVREGGVTMVPLSMYFENGYAKVELALAKGKRSYDKRQTLAERDANREIARELGRHLKGHPRRP, encoded by the coding sequence GTGAGCCCCTCCAAGCAGCCCGAACGCCGGTTGATCGCCTCGAACAAGAAGGCCCGGCACGAGTACACAGTGCTGCGGACGTACGAGGCGGGGATCGTGCTGGTCGGGACCGAGGTGAAGTCGCTGCGCGAGGGGCGGGCCTCGCTGGTGGACGCGTTCGCGCACGAACGCGACGGTGAGATCGTGCTGTACGGCCTGCACATCGCCGAGTACACCTACGGCACCTGGACCAACCACGCTCCTCGCCGCAATCGCAAGCTGCTGCTGCACCGGGCCGAGATCGACCGGATCCTGGACAAGGTCCGCGAGGGTGGGGTGACCATGGTCCCGCTGTCGATGTACTTCGAGAACGGCTATGCCAAGGTCGAGCTGGCCCTGGCCAAGGGCAAGCGCTCCTACGACAAGCGGCAGACGCTGGCCGAGCGCGACGCCAACCGCGAGATCGCCCGCGAGCTGGGCCGGCACCTCAAGGGCCACCCCCGCCGACCCTGA
- a CDS encoding aldo/keto reductase family oxidoreductase has translation MVSTSLPGGTWTLGDLPVTRFGYGAMQLAGPWVMGPPADRGGALAVLRAAVELGITHIDTSEAYGPHVTNQLIREALHPYPDSLHIVTKVGANRDQQGGWPPARDPASLRRSVHENLETLGLDVLDLVNLRLGDAAGPQPGSVAEAFETLAGLQQQGLIRHLGVSNATPEQVAEAQAIAPIVCVQNMYNLAHRQDDELIDALAEQGVAYVPFFPLGGFSPLQSSVLSTVAARLEAAPMSVALAWLLRRSSNILLIPGTSSTTHLRENIAGAALPLSDDDLAELDKIGR, from the coding sequence ATGGTCTCCACCTCCCTTCCCGGCGGCACCTGGACGCTGGGAGACCTGCCGGTCACCCGGTTCGGCTACGGCGCCATGCAGCTGGCCGGCCCCTGGGTCATGGGACCGCCGGCCGACCGCGGTGGCGCACTCGCCGTCCTTCGCGCGGCCGTCGAGTTGGGCATCACCCACATCGACACCTCCGAGGCCTACGGGCCGCATGTCACCAACCAGCTGATCCGGGAAGCGCTGCACCCGTACCCCGATTCGCTGCACATCGTGACCAAGGTCGGCGCGAACCGCGACCAGCAGGGCGGCTGGCCACCGGCCCGTGACCCGGCCAGCCTGCGCCGGTCCGTGCACGAGAACCTCGAGACCCTCGGCCTCGACGTGCTCGACCTTGTCAACCTCCGGCTCGGCGATGCCGCAGGCCCGCAGCCCGGTTCGGTCGCCGAGGCGTTCGAGACACTCGCCGGCCTTCAGCAGCAGGGCCTGATCCGGCACCTCGGAGTGAGCAACGCGACGCCGGAACAGGTCGCCGAGGCGCAGGCCATCGCGCCGATCGTGTGCGTGCAGAACATGTACAACCTCGCGCACCGCCAGGACGACGAGCTGATCGACGCGCTCGCCGAGCAGGGCGTCGCCTATGTGCCGTTCTTTCCGCTCGGCGGCTTCAGCCCCCTGCAGTCCTCGGTGCTCTCGACCGTGGCCGCTCGGCTGGAGGCGGCACCGATGTCGGTCGCCCTGGCCTGGCTGCTGCGGCGTTCGTCGAACATCCTGCTGATCCCGGGCACCTCGTCCACGACGCACCTGCGCGAGAACATCGCGGGCGCCGCACTGCCCCTCTCCGACGACGACCTCGCCGAGTTGGACAAGATCGGCCGCTAG
- a CDS encoding winged helix-turn-helix transcriptional regulator, translating to MTTTTAARKRDQAKAEYDAFLAQCPSRKLLDRIADKWVTLVLAALRSDGSHQFGADCAGEPRPMRYSELSRLLAGVSQKMLTQTLRSLERDGLITRTVVPTVPVTVTYELTDLGVSLHEVIRGLKGWAETHMDDVLANRATYDNQVA from the coding sequence ATGACAACGACGACGGCGGCGCGGAAGAGGGATCAGGCCAAGGCGGAATACGACGCCTTCCTGGCGCAGTGTCCGAGCCGCAAGCTGCTCGACCGCATCGCGGACAAGTGGGTCACGTTGGTTCTGGCCGCGCTCCGCAGCGACGGTTCGCACCAGTTCGGCGCCGACTGCGCCGGCGAGCCGCGGCCGATGCGGTACTCGGAGCTGTCGCGCCTCCTGGCCGGGGTCAGTCAGAAGATGCTGACCCAGACGCTGCGCTCCCTGGAACGAGACGGTCTGATCACCCGCACCGTGGTGCCGACCGTGCCCGTCACCGTCACCTACGAGCTGACCGACCTGGGTGTCTCCCTGCACGAGGTGATACGCGGCCTCAAGGGCTGGGCCGAAACGCACATGGACGACGTGCTCGCCAACCGCGCGACGTACGACAACCAGGTCGCCTGA